The genomic window TCCCGCACCACCCAAGGTCACGGTCGCTCATCCGGAACAGCGGACCCTGGTCGACGAAGACCATTACAATGGTTGGCTCGAAGCTGCTGAGAACGTTGAGGTGCGTTCGCGCGTACGCGGTCATATCGCAAAGATCGGCTTCATCGACGGCCAAATCGTCAACACAGGAGACTTGCTGTTCCAGCTCGATCCGCGACCGTTCGAAGCTGAGCTCGGGCGGTCGCAGGATGAACTGAGGGTCGTACAGGCACAGAAAGTCGCCGCCGACCGAGATTGGGAGAGGATGAAAGAGTTGGTGGTCTCAGGTGCGGTCAGCAGGACGGAGGCCGATAAGTCGGAAGCGCGAGCGCTATCCCTGGCGGCCCAAGTGGAGGCGGCTAAACAAGAGATCGCTCGCAAGGCGCTGGATGTGGAATACGCTCGGATTACGGCGCCCATCGGCGGACGGATCAGCCGCGCACAGCTCACCGTGGGGAATTTCGTCAATGCGGGTGGCACCGATCCGGTTTTAACCACGATTGTCTCCATCGATCCTATCCACCTCTATTTCAATATCGATGAGCGCTCGCTGCAGCGCTATCAAAAAACGCACGCAGAGCGGATTCGGCAGGGCACCACCCTCAAACAGGCTCAGTTCCCCTTCAGCTTCGGCCTGGACA from Candidatus Methylomirabilis tolerans includes these protein-coding regions:
- a CDS encoding efflux RND transporter periplasmic adaptor subunit; translation: MRYSTTILTCLILTAVVACSKKQEAPPPAPPKVTVAHPEQRTLVDEDHYNGWLEAAENVEVRSRVRGHIAKIGFIDGQIVNTGDLLFQLDPRPFEAELGRSQDELRVVQAQKVAADRDWERMKELVVSGAVSRTEADKSEARALSLAAQVEAAKQEIARKALDVEYARITAPIGGRISRAQLTVGNFVNAGGTDPVLTTIVSIDPIHLYFNIDERSLQRYQKTHAERIRQGTTLKQAQFPFSFGLDSDQGFPHKGVMDFANNRVDQTTGTLQVRGVVANPQGRFVPGSRTRVRIPFGDPYQALLVPDTAILTDQDKKYVFLLNEKNVVYRRDIKPGRLLDDGLRVVSAAEKGQEITPSDWVIVVGLQRARINNPVEPMDSSGNPITQAKTSEAQPDAAATSH